The Desulfolucanica intricata nucleotide sequence TTGGCATAGTAGACGGAGGCCCGTACGGAAAAATGTTTGTACAGATGTTTACAAATTAATAAAAAAAATTATAGCAAAGACCCCCGTAATAATCGGGGGTCTTAAAGCTACTTATCTTCTGGAAGTACGAGGTTTAAAAGTTTCACAAGCAGTATCGTCTGAAATAGTGGTCATATGGTCTTCAACAGTAGGTCTTACTTGAATACTGGAAGCTTTACATTCAGTTCCTTCTTGGTAAATACAGTCGTCAACTTCACATTTAATTCTCGGCATATTTACACCTCCTTAAGATTTATCAACATTATTTTGGCTAGATTAGTGGGTTTTATACGCGTTAAAGATAACTTTTTTAAGACAGTGGGTTAAAAACTTATATTATGAATTACGGGGTTTAAAAGTTTCACAGGCAGTATCATCTGAGGCGCTGATTATCAAGTCTGTGACAGTAGGTCTTACCTGAATACAGGAAGCTTTACATTCAGTCCCTTCTTGGTAAATACAGTGATCAACAGAACATTTAATTCTGGGCATTATTACACCTCCTTCAATAAGTTGCTATGTTTATTTTGAGTAAAAAATATTTTTTTATGCCTTAATAAAGACAAATAAACATAAAAAGGAAGGGTTAGTTTACCCTTCCCTTTTAAATGAAACTACTTTCCTTCGGTCCTATGTTGGACTAAGTCAATGGAACCTAAGACAAGATGGGCCAGTCCAAAACCTGCTACACCCCAGCCCAGTGCGGGGTTACTGGCTCGCAGAGCTAATCCGGCAGCCGTAACGGCAGAGCCAAGTACTGTGGGAATTAATCCTTCGCGTGCCAAAAGAATCACCCCTTTTTATATTAAAGCTATTTATATTGTGCATTTTTTGTGTATGAATTATGTACTGAAGATTTGAATGTCAAGTAATCTTAAAAAAATAAAAAACTGCACAAAATATTTGTGCAGCAGGTGATTTAATAAATTAATTCTTCTCATTTTTTTCCATTGCCAGTTTGAATTTTTTTTGTTCTAAAAGTTCTGCGGTTGCTTCCTGGTAATTTACTCCCCGGTGTGCAGCCTCTGCCTTTATAATATCCCTGGCTTTTACTAAGGCGGTTGAAGAACTCATGCCAAGAGCATTTTGTATTCCACACTCATCTATTTTTCCATTAAGGAAAAGGGTAGAATAATAAACAATATTTAGCTCTTCCGCTGTGCACAAAGCGTTCTGTTTCATTTTATACTCCTCCCACTCCTTCTTTATCCATTTGAAGTGGATATGCGTAATTGATTAACAATATACTCTCATACAAAAGAATAAAAGTCTGTCAACCATCTGACGAAGTATATGTCAGTTTTATTAATATAATAAGTATATTTAATTTGAATAATAATTATTTTAAACAGGGTGGAAATTATGGATAAAAAATTCTTAAACTTGATTGTGGGCTATAATTTTGATATGCTTTATACTGGTATAGGATGCTGAATCTACAAAAGAATTTCTAAGTTTTTGCCAGACCTGGAGGTGCTAAATATTATGGTTAGAATAGTCTTACCTGATGGTACGATAGAAGAACTGCAGCCTGAACAAGCTAAGCTTTTTGAAGAAATAAAAGTGCGGTTTACTCCGTTTTCCAGATATTTGTTGTTATATGATGGAGAAGAGTTAGATGAAATAAAAAAAGAATTGACTGAAGAAACTGCTAGGGAAAAATATACGCAGGGGAAATTGGGGCAGGTAGACCAAGAACATTTTGGATAACCCTAACGGAAATCGGTAAAACAGAAGAATAATGTTTCATATATTCTGACCGTCATTTTTTATGGCGGTTTTTTTGTATTATAAAATTATATTAATTGATTACGTTATGTATAATTATATACATATAGATGTATGATAATGGACAATTTTTTTAATATACATTAAGGGTAATATTTGATAAGATTATTAAGGCCGGCAAACAATGCGAAATATGTATTGGGCATAATAATTGCTTAATATATAAATATATTTCTTATTTGATTTTTCTAAATTATTAACATTTTTTTAGTTCAATTTAAGAAAATTATCGAGGGAGGAATAAAAATGAGCTGTCAAATGACTTGGTCCGGTTTTGCAGAAGAAAGAATGAAGACGGTTAATGTCCTCAATGAAGTTGAGTGTTTTAAGGCTATAAAGGAAGTAATTAATTTATATTTTTCACTGGACAAAGGCAGTTTAGATAAAAAAATAAAAAAAATAAACGCTGATAAAGATGAGAAAATTAGTAGTCCACTGGAGGGAAAATGTTTCGGGGGTTGGAATGTGGATTATTATTGCCAGCCTGTGGACTGGGATATATTTAAAATAAAAAAAGCCTAAGAACTTAGGCTATAGTTTGGTATTATTAGTACATCAGGGATATTCCATATTTCTGAGTACGGTAAAGTAAGGCAGAACGGGTGATGTTAAGTAATTGTGCAGCCTTGGTTTGATTACCCTTGCTTTTTTCCAGTGCTTTCATTATTAATTGTTTTTCAACTTCCTCTAAGGAAATACCTTCATCCGGAAATCTAACTACTGTTCCGATAACTGTTTTAGATGGCTTTTGCAGCTCCGGAGGTAAATGAAAAGGTAAAATTTCTTCATCTTCACAAATAATAGCGGCACGTTCAATTACGTTTTGTAATTCACGTATATTTCCCGGCCAATTATAGGTACAAATCATTTCCATGGCATCCGATGATATTTTTTTAACACGGTATATGTGTGATAGTTTTTCTAAAAAGTGTTCAGCAAGCAGTGGAATATCCTCTTTTCTCTCCCGCAGAGGGGGTAGTTGGATATGAATTACATTTAACCTGTAATACAAATCTTCACGGAACAGACCTTTGCGAATAGCTTCGGTAAGCTCCCTGTTAGTGGCTGCGATAACCCGAACGTCGATTTTATGGGTTTCAGTTCCTCCAACCCTCTCAAAAGATTTTTCCTGAAGCACTCTGAGTAATTTAACTTGCATGCTGAGGGGCATATCACCGATTTCATCTAAGAAAATTGTTCCTTTGTGAGCTAATTCAAACCGTCCAAGTTTTTTTGTAATGGCACCGGTAAAAGCACCTTTTTCATGGCCAAACAGTTCACTTTCCAGGAGTTGTTCGGGTAAGGCTGCACAATTTACCGTAACAAAAGGATTATCGCAGCGGGGACTGGCTTGATGGATAGAAACTGCCGCTACTTCCTTGCCGGTTCCGCTTTCACCTGTAATAAGAACGGTAGCGTTAGTGGTTGCTACCCTTTCAATAAGTTGGTTAATTTCTACGATTGTCGGGCTTTTACCAATCATAATGCTGTAGTTTTTGGTTAATTCGGAACGAAGGAAGGTTACTTCAGTTGCTAATTGATTTAATAGTAACGCATTTTTAATAACAATTTTTAATTCATCAAGATCAAAGGGTTTGGTAAGGTAATCAATGGCGCCGTTTTTCATAGCCTCGATAGCCGAATCAATAGTACCATGAGCAGTAAGAATGATAACGGGGAGTTTCGGTTGAATTTCTTTGATGCATTTTAAGACTTCCATCCCGTCCATGCCGGGCATTCTAAGATCAAGAATAACCAGTGATGGACCTTCCTGTTTAAGTAACTCCAAGCCATCCGGGCCATTATTAGCTGTTAATACCTGATACCCTTCTTGTTTCATTGCTCGCTCCAGAGCCCAACACATGTGTTTTTCATCATCAATAATTAGAATTTTAGGAGTGATCATAATGGTAATACCTCCTTTATGGGAAAATTAATTAACAGTTTAATAAAGGTAAATAGATAATATGTTTGGATTTTAGAAAATATAATTTGCTATGAGAATTGTATGTAATCAATGATTAGCTTGATAAGTATTGTACAATAATAGGTTACAGTATTGTATGTTATTAGACAAAAGCTGTTGGATAACAGACAAAATGCTAATGTCTTTGCAGGCTTTATTATAGATGATAAAGACAATGAAAAATAAATTTAGCTTTAAAAAGGCTTAAATAAGTTAAGACAATGAAAATATCTGGCAGATGTAATTGCTGGCATAAGAATTGCTATGTTTTAAGAACAATAAAAATTAATTTTTAACAAAAATTGCTTAAAATAATAAGGGCAATAGCTTTAGTTTGAGATAATTATAACAAGCTTAAAGAAAAATGAACCATCAAAATTAGATAGTTATATTAATTATAGCATATGTAGATGTAAAATAAATGGTTATTTTTATTGGTTTTTTGTATTATTTATGTATGTTTTGAGTTTTGTTCTTGTTTCTTTATTTTTGAAATATTACAAATGATTTTGGGCAGGTGATGTTAATAAAATTTTAAATATTTATTAACAATTAGATGGCAAAAACATTTACTATTGTCTTATTTAGTGAATTTCATTAATAACAATAGCAAACAAAGGCGTTGTTGCATTGCTTATAACAAACAAAAAAACTGTAGATTAACAAGTATTTTTTCGGTACTTTTCATTGTTATAGTGCATATATTTGTTTTAAGAATGAAACCTAGCATAAAAACGATAGCCGTCGGGAAGCAAAATGTGGAAGAACAGACAATAACTAGAACAATAATGCTTAAGATATTGTTAAATTGTTTGTAAACAGACTGCTGTCGTTAAAAATCCTACTGTACAAACATGATTCATTATAGTAAAATATTTGCAGAGTAATTTTTTAGTAGGGTTTAAATTTACAGCAAAGTTGTTGTAGTACTGTTAGTTTATGCTTGTTAAGCAGTTTTATTGTTTAGGAAAATGGGCAATGCTTAGGGGTGTTGCATTTTTTAAACTTGTTATTAGTGAAAATATTCTTTTAGTCAATTTAGTAGACAATATTAAATGTTTTTATTTTTTTAACTAATTAACTGTTTGTTATTTTTCCGGCTGCCGCAACAGCCGGTTGATGAATAAGTCAGGGAGGTGGTGCTATAGGAAGGATGGACTGGAAATTTATTAAAGTAAAAAGGTAAAAAAGAACATTAGATTGTAACGCATGTTGGGTTGAGTTGGTCTCGTAATTATCCATTCTTAATTTTAATAAGCGCCTTTAAACTTTCGTTTAAGAAAAGAGGGTGAAATTATGAGTCAAGGTGCTGACTGGAAAAGATATTTTTTCATTGTCCTGGGCCTGTTCTTTATGATATGGTTTTGGGCAATGCCTGAGCTGAGCCCGGCGATTGATCCTTCCGGAAAAGTTTTTCCGCTTACACAAGAAGGGAAAGCAGCCATTGGTTTATTCTTACTTGCCGGTATCTGGTGGGTTTTTGAAGTTATACCTATTGGTGTAACCAGTATTGCTATCGGTGTGTTTCAGGTTATATTCACTATTCGACCTGCCAAAGATGCCTTCCGCGATTTTATGGATCCCACGGTACTGTTTATTTTAGGCTCTCTTCTGGTCGGGATCGTTTTTAGCAAGGTAGGAGTTACTAAACGTATGGCCTACAGGACCTTGTCAATTGTCGGTGAAGATACTCGTATGATTCTGCTGGGAGTATTTGTTGTTACTGCCCTTTTGACACATGTAATGGCCCATACAGCTGTAGCGGGTACTATGTTTCCAATTATGATGGCTATCCTGGCTCTCTATGGAGGAAGTACAGATAAACCAACCAAGTTTGGTAAAGCATTGTTTATGGGCATGGCCTACACCGCCGG carries:
- a CDS encoding DUF1540 domain-containing protein, whose protein sequence is MPRIKCEVDDCIYQEGTECKASSIQVRPTVEDHMTTISDDTACETFKPRTSRR
- a CDS encoding DUF1540 domain-containing protein — protein: MPRIKCSVDHCIYQEGTECKASCIQVRPTVTDLIISASDDTACETFKPRNS
- a CDS encoding asparagine synthase, whose amino-acid sequence is MAREGLIPTVLGSAVTAAGLALRASNPALGWGVAGFGLAHLVLGSIDLVQHRTEGK
- a CDS encoding sigma-54-dependent transcriptional regulator, giving the protein MTPKILIIDDEKHMCWALERAMKQEGYQVLTANNGPDGLELLKQEGPSLVILDLRMPGMDGMEVLKCIKEIQPKLPVIILTAHGTIDSAIEAMKNGAIDYLTKPFDLDELKIVIKNALLLNQLATEVTFLRSELTKNYSIMIGKSPTIVEINQLIERVATTNATVLITGESGTGKEVAAVSIHQASPRCDNPFVTVNCAALPEQLLESELFGHEKGAFTGAITKKLGRFELAHKGTIFLDEIGDMPLSMQVKLLRVLQEKSFERVGGTETHKIDVRVIAATNRELTEAIRKGLFREDLYYRLNVIHIQLPPLRERKEDIPLLAEHFLEKLSHIYRVKKISSDAMEMICTYNWPGNIRELQNVIERAAIICEDEEILPFHLPPELQKPSKTVIGTVVRFPDEGISLEEVEKQLIMKALEKSKGNQTKAAQLLNITRSALLYRTQKYGISLMY